The following coding sequences lie in one Oryza brachyantha chromosome 10, ObraRS2, whole genome shotgun sequence genomic window:
- the LOC102719800 gene encoding monocopper oxidase-like protein SKU5 has translation MWRALAAAVVLVVAVVRPAAATDPYAFYDWDVGYVTAAPLGVKQQVIGINSKFPGPTVNISTNWNVVVNVLNDLDEPLLITWNGIQHRKNCWQDGVLGTNCPIPSGWNWTYEFQVKDQIGSFFYFPSTGLQRAAGGYGGVVVNNRDVIAVPFGRPDGDITIFIGDWYNKNHTDLRKMLDSGKDLGMPDGVLINGKGPYRYNDSLVPAGIEYETINVDPGKTYRIRVHNVGTSTSLNFRIQGHSLLLVETEGSYTTQQNYTNLDVHVGQSYSFLLAADQNASSDYYVVASARMVNDSLWRRVTGVAVLRYSNSGGRASGPLPDPPQDQYDKSFSMNQARSVRWNLSAGAARPNPQGSFRYSSINVTQAYLLRGTAPVEIAGRRRATLNGLSFTPPETPLRLADAYGVRGVYSLDFPERPIRGAPRMGRSIINGTYRGFMELIFQNNDTRMQSYHMDGYAFFVVGMDYGEWTEDSRGTYNKGDGVARSTVQVYPGAWAAVLVSLDNVGVWNVRSENLDSWYLGQEVYVRVVNPEDTGNKTEMAIPDNALYCGQLHKYQKQQTPHHRMGASAARPAAVVSRVAAAMLLLVGAAMLSP, from the exons ATGTGGCGGGctctcgcggcggcggtggtgctggtggtggcggtggtgcggccggcggcggcgacggacccCTACGCGTTCTACGACTGGGACGTCGGCTACGTCACCGCGGCGCCGCTCGGCGTCAAGCAGCAG GTGATAGGCATCAACAGCAAGTTTCCGGGACCTACCGTGAACATCAGCACCAACTGGAACGTCGTCGTCAACGTGCTCAACGACCTCGACGAGCCGCTTCTCATCACCTG GAACGGGATCCAGCATCGGAAGAACTGCTGGCAGGACGGGGTGCTGGGCACGAACTGCCCCATCCCGTCCGGGTGGAACTGGACGTACGAGTTCCAGGTGAAGGACCAGATCGGCAGCTTCTTCTACTTCCCCTCCACCGGCCTccagcgcgccgccggcggctacggcggcgtcgtcgtcaacAACCGCGACGTCATCGCCGTCCCCTTCGGCCGCCCCGACGGCGACATCACCATCTTCATCGGCGACTGGTACAACAAGAACCACACG GATCTGAGGAAGATGCTGGACAGCGGGAAGGACCTCGGGATGCCGGACGGGGTGCTGATTAACGGCAAGGGGCCGTACAGGTACAACGACAGCCTTGTGCCGGCCGGCATCGAGTACGAGACCATCAATGTGGATCCcg GCAAGACGTACCGGATCAGGGTGCACAACGTGGGGACGTCGACGAGCCTCAACTTCCGGATCCAGGGGCACAGCCTGCTGCTGGTGGAGACGGAGGGGTCCTACACCACGCAGCAGAACTACACCAACCTGGACGTCCACGTCGGCCAGTCCTactccttcctcctcgccgccgaccagAACGCCAGCTCCGACTACTACGTCGTCGCCAGCGCCCGCATGGTCAACGACTCTCTCTGGCGCCGCGTcaccggcgtcgccgtcctccgctaCTCCAACTCCGGCGGCAGGGCCTCCGGCCCGCTCCCCGACCCTCCCCAGGACCAGTACGACAAGAGCTTCTCCATGAACCAGGCTCGCTCCGTCAG GTGGAACCTGAGcgccggggcggcgcggccgaaCCCGCAGGGCTCGTTCCGGTACTCGTCGATCAACGTGACGCAGGCGTACCTGCTGCGGGGCACAGCGCCGGTGGAGatcgccgggcggcggcgggcgacgctGAACGGGCTGTCGTTCACGCCGCCGGAGACGCCGCTGCGGCTCGCCGACGCGTACGGCGTGAGGGGGGTCTACTCGCTCGACTTCCCCGAGCGGCCGATCCGCGGCGCCCCTCGGATGGGGCGCTCCATCATCAACGGCACCTACCGCGGGTTCATGGAGCTCATCTTCCAGAACAACGACACCCGGATGCAGAGCTACCACATGGACGGCTACGCCTTCTTCGTCGTCGG GATGGACTACGGTGAATGGACGGAGGACAGCAGGGGAACCTACAACAAGGGTGACGGCGTCGCCCGCAGCACGGTGCAG GTCTACCCGGGAGCGTGGGCGGCGGTGCTGGTCTCCCTGGACAACGTCGGCGTCTGGAACGTGAGGTCGGAGAACCTGGACTCATGGTACCTGGGCCAGGAGGTCTACGTCAGGGTCGTCAACCCCGAGGACACCGGCAACAAGACGGAGATGGCCATCCCCGACAACGCCCTCTACTGCGGCCAGCTACACAAGTATCAGAA GCAGCAGACACCTCACCACAGGATgggggcgtcggcggcgcggccggcggccgtggtgagccgggtggcggcggcgatgctgcTCCTCGTCGGAGCCGCCATGCTCTCGCCGTAG